A portion of the Microlunatus phosphovorus NM-1 genome contains these proteins:
- a CDS encoding MptD family putative ECF transporter S component — protein MNETTAGTNRTQPDARDERPRPSVRFSARDLLNVAIFAVIYFVIVYAIAMLGIVSPLVMLVTLPLAAIAAGIPYLLFLTRVRHPGMVALFGTVLALLFLMTGQPWQSTLVTIGLSLVAEVVLRAGGYRSKWAAIWTYVVFSAWFVGPWIPFFLDQEEYLRGRGVEAMGEAYMQSFAQVVTVPAVLIMVAGTLVCGFLGALLGTALLRKHFQRAGLA, from the coding sequence GTGAACGAGACCACTGCCGGCACCAACCGCACCCAGCCCGACGCCCGCGACGAGCGACCACGGCCGTCCGTACGTTTCTCCGCCCGCGACCTGCTGAACGTCGCGATCTTCGCCGTCATCTACTTCGTGATCGTGTACGCGATCGCCATGCTCGGCATCGTCAGTCCCCTGGTGATGCTGGTGACTCTGCCGCTGGCGGCCATCGCCGCCGGCATCCCGTACCTGCTCTTCCTCACTCGGGTCCGACATCCGGGCATGGTCGCGCTGTTCGGCACCGTGCTCGCGTTGCTGTTCCTCATGACGGGCCAGCCCTGGCAGAGCACCCTGGTCACGATCGGTCTCTCGCTGGTCGCCGAAGTGGTCCTTCGAGCCGGCGGATACCGGTCGAAGTGGGCGGCGATCTGGACCTATGTCGTGTTCTCGGCGTGGTTCGTCGGCCCGTGGATCCCGTTCTTCCTCGACCAGGAGGAGTACCTGCGTGGCCGTGGAGTCGAGGCGATGGGCGAGGCCTACATGCAGAGCTTCGCGCAGGTGGTCACGGTGCCCGCCGTGCTCATCATGGTCGCCGGCACCCTGGTCTGTGGCTTCCTCGGTGCTCTGTTGGGCACCGCGCTGCTGCGGAAGCACTTCCAGAGGGCCGGCCTCGCGTGA
- a CDS encoding ABC transporter ATP-binding protein, with protein MIRRLLHYSSADARRLLVTELVFIVGTAVLQGIAFLLLVPLLRALFLGDIDAARSWLTAVAAVGAGYVLTTWFASQIGMKASGAMLDSLLSRLGDRLVELPVAWFGADRSGLIAGVATQGAMFVSNMPYAILRQILIGFITPGTVLIGMYVFDWRLAVAMTVMVPVLMIGYRWLRNTIGRGDAVHAEAVADASNRVIEFARVQPALRTAGDGSIADRLVEDALQNQHRAYRGMLVTGGAGIATFAGLVQLSLTLLLVVGAYLAIGGTVDIATLIALLVLGARFNEPIVAAGDLGGGVAVARTTLDQLDRLAAVEALPEPVDPQAPAAWNIEFDDVTFGYGDTPVLRNLSFTAATGGMTAIVGPSGSGKTTITKLIARFYDPEAGTVSIGGVPLPELGTAVVEAAVAPVFQDVYLFDDTILNNVWLGNPELSREEVIAAATRARVDELADRLPGGWDARVGEGGSNLSGGERQRVSIARALLKDAPIVLLDEATAALDIGNEIAIGQAVDAIRSDRTLIVVAHRLQTIMTADQIIMLDGEGGIRETGTHLELLAAGGAYAHYWTERVDAAGWQLAHD; from the coding sequence ATGATCCGCCGGCTGCTGCACTACTCATCCGCGGATGCACGCCGGCTGCTCGTCACCGAGCTGGTGTTCATCGTCGGCACGGCGGTGCTGCAGGGCATCGCCTTCCTGCTGCTCGTCCCGCTGCTGCGGGCGCTGTTCCTCGGCGACATCGACGCGGCACGCTCCTGGCTGACCGCGGTCGCCGCGGTCGGGGCCGGGTATGTGCTGACGACCTGGTTCGCCAGTCAGATCGGCATGAAGGCGAGCGGTGCGATGCTCGACTCGCTGCTCAGCCGGCTCGGTGACCGGCTGGTCGAGCTGCCCGTGGCCTGGTTCGGCGCCGACCGGTCCGGGCTCATCGCCGGCGTCGCGACCCAAGGGGCGATGTTCGTCTCCAACATGCCGTACGCGATCCTGCGGCAGATCCTGATCGGATTCATCACCCCGGGCACGGTGCTGATCGGGATGTATGTCTTCGACTGGCGCCTCGCCGTGGCGATGACCGTGATGGTCCCGGTGTTGATGATCGGCTATCGGTGGCTGCGGAACACGATCGGCCGCGGCGACGCCGTCCACGCGGAAGCCGTGGCGGATGCCTCCAATCGCGTCATCGAGTTCGCCCGGGTCCAGCCCGCTCTACGTACCGCCGGCGACGGATCGATCGCCGACCGACTGGTCGAGGATGCGCTGCAGAACCAGCACCGGGCCTACCGCGGCATGCTCGTCACCGGTGGCGCCGGCATCGCGACCTTCGCCGGCCTCGTCCAGCTCTCCTTGACCCTGTTGCTCGTCGTCGGGGCCTATCTCGCCATCGGCGGCACCGTGGACATCGCGACCCTGATCGCACTGCTGGTGCTCGGTGCGCGCTTCAACGAACCCATCGTCGCGGCGGGTGATCTCGGTGGCGGGGTCGCCGTCGCTCGCACCACCCTCGACCAGCTCGACCGGCTCGCCGCGGTCGAGGCGCTGCCCGAACCGGTCGATCCTCAGGCCCCCGCGGCCTGGAACATCGAGTTCGACGACGTCACGTTCGGCTACGGCGACACTCCCGTGCTGCGGAACCTGTCCTTCACCGCAGCCACCGGAGGCATGACGGCGATCGTCGGACCGTCCGGCTCCGGCAAGACCACGATCACGAAACTCATCGCCCGGTTCTACGACCCCGAGGCCGGCACCGTGTCGATCGGCGGCGTACCGCTTCCCGAGCTCGGCACCGCCGTGGTCGAGGCCGCGGTCGCACCGGTGTTCCAAGACGTCTATCTCTTCGACGACACGATCCTGAACAACGTCTGGCTCGGCAATCCCGAACTGTCGCGCGAGGAGGTCATCGCAGCCGCCACGCGCGCCCGGGTCGACGAGCTCGCCGACCGGCTACCGGGCGGCTGGGATGCGCGGGTCGGCGAGGGCGGGTCCAATCTCTCCGGCGGCGAGCGCCAGCGGGTGTCCATCGCCCGGGCGCTGCTGAAGGATGCTCCGATCGTGCTGCTCGACGAGGCCACCGCCGCTCTCGACATCGGCAACGAGATCGCGATCGGTCAAGCCGTCGATGCCATCCGCTCCGACCGGACGCTGATCGTCGTCGCCCACCGGCTGCAGACGATCATGACCGCCGACCAGATCATCATGCTGGACGGCGAGGGCGGCATCCGCGAGACCGGCACCCACCTCGAGCTCCTGGCCGCCGGCGGCGCCTACGCCCACTACTGGACCGAGCGGGTCGACGCCGCCGGCTGGCAACTCGCCCACGACTGA
- a CDS encoding ABC transporter ATP-binding protein: protein MDESFFAPVRGSLAGIITLSVLGAASGVIPFIAIVELTRTLLPALSGDDIDATRVWVIVAVAVAALFVSFGAAFLSGLVSHFADAELQLSLRKRIVRHLQRLPLGWFDRRTSGSVRKLVENDVVALHQLVAHAIHDVVTAITVPVISLAYLFVVQWQLAVAALVPLIVTAILYPVLMRGGAEKYRQYDESTARLSGATVEFVHGIAVVKRFGQLGRSHRRYRDETTKYVQFVGEWTRETAAMFTVIEIVTSPVVVLVWLLTVGIWLVNSGAAPPIDVLPGLLLGLGLTSPLMKLGASAQFLRNATKAQQSLAEFFALPPVALPDAPRSPQGHEVAFEEVSFSYDGEHRVLREIAAACAPGTVTALVGASGSGKSTLAKLVPRFYDAQAGTVAIGDADVRQVAATQLYREVGFVFQDVQLLRASIRDNIRLTRPDATDGEVEAAARAAQIHERIQRFDRGYDAVVGEDANPSGGEAQRVTIARALLADTPVLVLDEATAFADPDSEAAIQRALSTLAADRTVLVIAHRLHTITGADQILVLEDGRIVERGTHPELVALGGRFARMWADYQANHARSLPEGTLSLPEGALR, encoded by the coding sequence ATGGACGAGTCGTTCTTCGCGCCGGTGCGCGGCAGTCTCGCCGGAATCATCACGCTGAGCGTGCTCGGGGCAGCCAGCGGAGTGATCCCGTTCATCGCGATCGTCGAGCTCACCCGTACGTTGCTGCCCGCGCTGTCTGGTGACGACATCGACGCCACCCGAGTATGGGTGATCGTCGCCGTGGCAGTAGCAGCATTGTTCGTGAGCTTCGGGGCTGCGTTCCTGTCGGGGCTGGTCAGCCACTTCGCGGACGCCGAGCTACAGCTCTCGCTGCGGAAGCGGATCGTGCGTCACTTGCAGCGGCTGCCGCTGGGCTGGTTCGACCGGCGCACTTCAGGCTCCGTACGCAAGCTCGTCGAGAACGACGTCGTTGCCCTGCATCAGCTCGTCGCGCACGCCATCCACGACGTCGTCACCGCGATCACCGTGCCCGTGATCAGCCTCGCCTACCTGTTCGTCGTGCAGTGGCAGCTGGCCGTGGCGGCACTGGTGCCACTGATCGTCACCGCGATCCTCTATCCGGTGCTGATGCGTGGCGGTGCGGAGAAATATCGCCAGTACGACGAGTCCACCGCCAGGCTCTCGGGGGCGACCGTCGAGTTCGTGCACGGCATCGCGGTGGTGAAGCGGTTCGGGCAATTGGGCCGCAGCCACCGCCGATACCGGGACGAGACCACGAAGTACGTGCAGTTCGTCGGCGAGTGGACCCGGGAGACCGCCGCGATGTTCACCGTGATCGAGATCGTCACCTCCCCGGTCGTGGTGTTGGTCTGGCTGCTCACCGTCGGCATCTGGCTGGTCAACTCAGGCGCCGCGCCCCCGATCGACGTGCTGCCCGGTCTATTGCTGGGCCTCGGCCTGACGAGTCCGTTGATGAAGCTCGGCGCCTCCGCGCAGTTCCTGCGCAACGCCACGAAGGCGCAGCAGTCGCTCGCCGAGTTCTTCGCGCTGCCACCGGTCGCACTCCCCGATGCGCCGCGCAGCCCACAGGGCCACGAAGTCGCCTTCGAGGAGGTCTCCTTCAGCTACGACGGCGAGCATCGGGTGCTGCGAGAGATCGCCGCAGCCTGCGCGCCGGGCACCGTCACCGCTCTCGTCGGCGCGTCCGGCTCCGGGAAGTCCACCCTCGCCAAGCTTGTGCCCCGCTTCTACGACGCCCAGGCCGGCACGGTGGCGATCGGCGACGCCGACGTACGCCAGGTCGCCGCGACCCAGCTGTACCGGGAAGTCGGGTTCGTGTTCCAGGACGTGCAGCTGCTGCGCGCGAGCATCCGCGACAACATCCGTCTGACCAGGCCGGACGCCACCGATGGGGAGGTGGAGGCAGCAGCCCGCGCGGCGCAGATCCACGAACGCATCCAGCGGTTCGATCGCGGCTACGACGCCGTGGTGGGCGAGGACGCGAATCCCTCGGGCGGGGAGGCGCAACGGGTGACGATCGCGCGGGCGCTGCTCGCCGACACCCCGGTGCTCGTCCTGGACGAGGCGACGGCGTTCGCCGACCCCGACTCGGAGGCGGCAATCCAGCGTGCGCTCAGCACCCTTGCCGCCGATCGGACGGTGCTGGTGATCGCCCATCGACTGCACACCATCACCGGCGCCGATCAGATTCTCGTCCTGGAGGACGGCCGGATCGTCGAGCGCGGCACTCACCCCGAGCTCGTCGCCCTGGGCGGCAGATTCGCTCGGATGTGGGCCGACTACCAGGCGAACCATGCCCGGTCACTTCCCGAAGGAACCCTGTCTCTTCCCGAAGGAGCCCTGCGATGA
- a CDS encoding TetR/AcrR family transcriptional regulator, with product MTVTSPGSFHVGLTPDRVIDAAVELTRESHLMSWSIRDLATRLGVAASVIYHHVGGKDLLCRRVVERMLVRIEPPAEDLPWQEWFRTLLCSAGPRAAEYPGTAKWMLMHGPTLPAVLPVLEAGMSVLDRAGFGDRAGLGYAVLLNNAMLTVSMSDDRLQHEGDGPRDHATMMAEFQEMPTASAGVRVMGQSLIRPFAEGGETAARVRWDYYRFVVDTTIAGLDVALQSGFRSSVPSPAAPSAAVRHDATSRTDAGHPGCDGV from the coding sequence GTGACAGTGACAAGTCCGGGATCGTTCCATGTCGGTCTGACTCCGGATCGGGTCATCGATGCGGCCGTGGAGCTCACTCGCGAGTCGCACCTGATGAGCTGGTCGATCCGCGACCTCGCGACTCGGCTCGGCGTAGCTGCCTCGGTGATCTACCACCATGTCGGTGGCAAGGACCTGCTGTGCCGAAGGGTCGTCGAGCGGATGTTGGTACGGATCGAGCCGCCCGCGGAGGACCTGCCCTGGCAGGAGTGGTTCCGTACGCTGCTCTGCTCCGCCGGTCCTCGCGCTGCGGAATATCCGGGGACGGCGAAGTGGATGCTCATGCACGGGCCGACGCTCCCGGCCGTGCTCCCTGTCCTCGAGGCCGGCATGTCCGTTCTTGACCGGGCAGGGTTCGGCGACCGGGCTGGTCTCGGCTATGCGGTGCTGCTCAACAACGCCATGCTGACGGTCTCGATGAGCGACGACCGGCTGCAACATGAGGGCGATGGCCCCCGTGATCACGCCACGATGATGGCCGAGTTCCAGGAGATGCCAACGGCGTCGGCGGGAGTCCGGGTGATGGGTCAGAGCCTCATCCGGCCGTTTGCGGAGGGCGGGGAGACCGCCGCGCGGGTGCGCTGGGACTACTACCGCTTCGTGGTGGACACCACCATTGCCGGGCTCGACGTCGCCCTGCAGTCCGGGTTTCGCAGCTCGGTCCCGTCGCCGGCTGCCCCCTCTGCCGCGGTGCGGCACGATGCCACATCACGGACAGATGCTGGCCATCCCGGCTGTGATGGTGTATGA
- the cimA gene encoding citramalate synthase, with amino-acid sequence MSTPARPAPVPFHVYDTTLRDGSQQEGLNLSVNDKLAITALLDELGVHYIEGGWPGANPSDTAYFAAMADGAVPLQNATLTAFGFTRRVGMKAADDPLTAALRDSRAPVACIVAKSHDRHVEQALRTTLRENLAMVADTVSHLRSEGMRVFVDCEHFFDGYRANPTYALEVVHTAAEAGAEVVILCDTNGGMLPPWITEIVGAAGTTGANLGIHCHNDTGCAVANTMAAVDAGAMHVQGTINGYGERTGNADLVTVVANLELKYGWKLLPAGALQEVTRLSHAIAEVTNVPPSARQPYVGLSSFAHKAGLHASAIKVDPNLYQHIDPVEVGNDMRMLVSDMAGRANIQIKGSELGFDLSDRELAARITEKVKEAEAAGYTYESADASFELLLRRELGELPTLFDVHSWRVFTQSHGGGEVDTECIVRLSAKGQEQRVVGEGNGPVNALDHALLNALQPAYPVVDRFELVDYRVRILDQGHGTDATVRVLIQTTNGHKIWTTVGVGQNIIEASWEALSDGYLYGLLHADNPTGGKAAVTVAEAAPSVNPEPAAV; translated from the coding sequence ATGTCCACCCCCGCCAGGCCAGCGCCGGTCCCGTTCCATGTCTATGACACGACCCTCCGAGATGGGTCGCAGCAAGAGGGTCTGAACCTCTCCGTCAACGACAAACTGGCGATCACTGCACTGCTCGACGAACTCGGCGTGCACTACATCGAGGGCGGCTGGCCGGGCGCGAATCCGAGCGACACCGCGTACTTCGCGGCGATGGCTGATGGTGCGGTGCCGCTGCAGAACGCGACCCTGACCGCCTTCGGCTTCACCCGCCGGGTCGGCATGAAGGCCGCCGATGATCCGCTCACGGCAGCGCTGCGCGACTCCCGTGCCCCGGTGGCCTGCATCGTCGCCAAGTCCCACGATCGGCACGTCGAGCAGGCGCTGCGAACCACGCTCCGGGAGAACCTGGCGATGGTGGCCGACACGGTGTCGCATCTGCGCAGCGAGGGGATGCGGGTCTTCGTCGACTGCGAGCACTTCTTCGACGGCTACCGGGCGAATCCCACGTACGCGCTCGAGGTCGTGCACACCGCCGCGGAGGCCGGTGCGGAGGTGGTCATCCTCTGCGACACCAACGGCGGCATGCTGCCGCCGTGGATCACCGAGATCGTCGGTGCGGCCGGCACCACGGGTGCGAACCTGGGCATCCACTGTCACAACGACACCGGCTGCGCGGTGGCCAACACGATGGCGGCGGTCGACGCCGGCGCGATGCATGTCCAGGGCACGATCAACGGCTACGGCGAGCGCACCGGCAACGCCGACCTGGTCACGGTCGTGGCCAACCTAGAACTCAAATACGGCTGGAAGTTGCTGCCAGCCGGCGCACTGCAAGAGGTGACGCGGCTATCGCACGCGATCGCTGAAGTGACGAACGTTCCACCGAGCGCTCGTCAGCCCTATGTTGGCTTGTCGTCGTTCGCCCACAAGGCGGGCCTGCATGCCAGCGCCATCAAGGTCGATCCCAACCTCTACCAGCACATCGACCCGGTCGAGGTGGGGAACGACATGCGGATGCTCGTCTCGGACATGGCAGGCCGGGCGAACATCCAGATCAAGGGATCCGAGCTCGGCTTCGACCTCTCCGACCGCGAGCTGGCGGCGAGGATCACCGAGAAGGTCAAGGAAGCCGAGGCCGCCGGCTACACCTATGAGTCCGCCGACGCCAGCTTCGAGCTGTTGCTGCGTCGCGAGCTCGGGGAGTTGCCGACGTTGTTCGACGTGCACTCGTGGCGGGTCTTCACCCAGTCCCACGGCGGTGGTGAGGTCGACACCGAGTGCATCGTCCGGCTGAGCGCCAAAGGGCAGGAACAGCGGGTCGTGGGCGAGGGCAATGGACCGGTCAATGCTCTCGACCATGCTCTGCTGAATGCCCTGCAGCCCGCGTACCCGGTAGTCGACCGGTTCGAGCTGGTCGACTACCGGGTCCGGATCCTCGACCAGGGGCACGGCACCGATGCGACCGTACGCGTCCTCATCCAGACCACGAACGGGCACAAGATCTGGACCACCGTCGGGGTCGGCCAGAACATCATCGAAGCCTCCTGGGAGGCGCTCAGCGACGGCTACCTGTACGGGCTGCTGCACGCCGACAACCCCACCGGCGGCAAGGCAGCGGTCACGGTGGCCGAGGCTGCGCCGAGCGTCAACCCGGAGCCGGCGGCCGTCTGA
- a CDS encoding ABC transporter ATP-binding protein: MPTVLDSRAPRSADPVSDADRPLRALWRRYTVYRARLILAFTFSVINKVADVMPELLIGAAVDVVVRGDQSFVADVLGVESRYAQLGWLAVINVVVWLVESGSEYLAEVLWRNLAQGIKHDLRMEAYDHVQHLDLSWHESRSSGSTLAILNDDVNQLERFLDVGAPAIIQTALNVILVGGVFAIASTQLLVLAFLPIPVIIVGSLIFQRRLEPLYARVREAVADLSAALSANLAGIATIKAFTAENHEYARISKASLAYRQANSNAIRTAAAFVPLVRVAILTGFTCTLLLGGWATLNGTLEVGMYSVLVFMTQRLLWPLTEVAEVLDLYQRGRASAARLLRLLDEPVIVRQGHASLNRPVAGGLELRGVRAGYADGPDVLKGIDMVIPGGETHAVVGSTGAGKSTLLRLVLRFSDPRSGQVLFDGRDVRDLDWDSLRGSMGYVAQDVFMFAGSIAENIAYGRPTATRAEIEHAARAAAAWEFIEALPDGLDSWVGERGVTLSGGQRQRLALARALLRQPAILVLDEATSAVDNETEAAIQQSLRVATADCTALVVAHRLSTVRHAHRIWVLDAGQIVEFGTHDELVAANGAYAALWRVQTGMLATD, from the coding sequence ATGCCCACTGTCTTGGATAGCCGCGCTCCGCGCTCCGCCGATCCGGTGAGTGATGCCGATCGTCCGCTGCGGGCGCTGTGGCGGCGCTACACGGTCTATCGGGCTCGGCTGATTCTGGCCTTCACCTTCTCGGTGATCAACAAGGTCGCCGACGTGATGCCCGAGCTGCTGATCGGCGCTGCGGTGGATGTCGTGGTGCGCGGTGACCAGTCGTTCGTGGCCGACGTGCTGGGCGTGGAGTCTCGCTATGCCCAGCTCGGCTGGCTGGCCGTGATCAACGTCGTCGTCTGGCTGGTCGAGTCCGGGTCGGAATATCTCGCCGAGGTGCTCTGGCGAAATCTCGCCCAGGGCATCAAGCACGACTTGCGGATGGAGGCGTACGACCACGTCCAGCACCTCGATCTCAGTTGGCACGAGTCCCGCTCCAGCGGATCGACGCTGGCGATCTTGAACGACGACGTGAACCAACTGGAGCGCTTCCTCGACGTCGGCGCGCCGGCAATCATCCAGACCGCGCTGAACGTGATCCTGGTCGGCGGCGTGTTCGCGATCGCCTCCACCCAGCTGCTGGTGCTTGCGTTCCTGCCGATCCCGGTGATCATCGTCGGCTCGCTGATCTTCCAGCGGCGGCTGGAGCCGCTCTATGCCCGGGTTCGCGAGGCCGTCGCCGACCTCTCCGCCGCGCTGTCGGCCAACCTGGCCGGGATCGCCACCATCAAGGCGTTCACCGCCGAAAATCACGAGTACGCCCGGATCAGCAAGGCGTCGCTGGCCTACCGGCAGGCGAACAGCAACGCGATCCGGACCGCCGCGGCCTTCGTCCCGCTGGTCCGCGTCGCGATCCTGACCGGCTTCACCTGCACCCTGCTGTTGGGGGGTTGGGCGACCCTCAACGGCACCCTGGAGGTCGGCATGTACTCGGTGCTGGTCTTCATGACCCAACGGCTGCTCTGGCCGCTCACCGAGGTGGCCGAGGTGCTCGATCTCTACCAGCGCGGTCGAGCCTCGGCAGCCCGACTGCTGCGCCTGCTCGACGAGCCGGTGATCGTCCGGCAGGGACACGCCAGCCTGAACCGACCGGTCGCCGGAGGTCTGGAACTGCGCGGTGTCCGGGCCGGGTATGCCGACGGGCCGGACGTGCTCAAGGGAATCGACATGGTCATCCCGGGCGGCGAGACGCACGCCGTCGTCGGCTCCACCGGGGCAGGCAAATCGACGCTGCTTCGGCTGGTGCTGCGGTTCAGCGATCCCCGCTCCGGCCAGGTGCTCTTCGACGGTCGGGACGTCCGCGACCTCGACTGGGACTCCCTGCGCGGATCGATGGGCTACGTCGCCCAGGATGTGTTCATGTTCGCCGGCAGTATCGCGGAGAACATCGCGTACGGCCGGCCGACCGCCACCCGTGCCGAGATCGAACACGCCGCCCGCGCGGCCGCGGCCTGGGAGTTCATCGAGGCGCTGCCCGACGGTCTCGACAGTTGGGTCGGCGAACGCGGCGTCACCCTCTCCGGCGGTCAGCGGCAGCGTCTCGCGCTGGCCCGGGCGTTGCTGCGCCAGCCGGCGATCCTGGTCCTCGACGAGGCGACGAGCGCCGTCGACAACGAGACCGAGGCGGCGATCCAACAGTCACTGCGGGTCGCCACCGCGGACTGCACCGCGCTGGTCGTGGCGCACCGGCTCTCCACCGTTCGGCATGCACACCGCATCTGGGTGCTGGACGCGGGACAGATCGTCGAGTTCGGCACGCACGACGAATTGGTCGCGGCCAACGGAGCGTACGCGGCCCTGTGGCGGGTGCAGACCGGGATGCTGGCCACCGACTGA
- a CDS encoding fumarylacetoacetate hydrolase family protein, giving the protein MRVARFSTGSDPVFGIVELAADGGKHPDTVSTLTGDPLSMPVQLTGERHELDGVRLLAPVIPRSKVVGVGRNYAAHAAELGNEVPTTPLIFLKPNTSVIGPDEPIIYPEPVTRLSYEGELAVVIGRICRDVPAERVKDVIFGYTVANDVTARDLQKSDGQWARAKGYDTFCPLGPWITTHQSIEEMSDAMITTTVDGIQRQHGSTSLMLRGITELVVYISSFTTLLPGDVILTGTPEGVGELLPGHEVSITVDGIGTLTNTVISK; this is encoded by the coding sequence ATGCGCGTCGCCCGTTTCTCCACCGGTTCCGATCCCGTCTTCGGGATCGTAGAGCTGGCCGCCGATGGGGGCAAACACCCCGACACCGTCTCCACGCTCACCGGTGATCCGCTGTCCATGCCGGTGCAGCTGACCGGCGAGCGGCACGAGCTGGATGGCGTACGACTGCTGGCCCCGGTCATCCCGCGCAGCAAGGTGGTCGGGGTGGGGCGCAACTACGCCGCGCATGCCGCGGAGCTGGGCAACGAGGTGCCGACGACCCCGCTGATCTTCCTCAAGCCGAACACCTCGGTGATCGGACCCGATGAGCCGATCATCTATCCCGAACCGGTCACCAGACTCTCGTACGAGGGGGAGCTGGCCGTGGTGATCGGCCGGATCTGTCGCGACGTACCGGCCGAGCGGGTCAAGGACGTGATCTTCGGCTACACGGTGGCCAATGACGTCACCGCCCGGGATCTGCAGAAGAGCGACGGCCAGTGGGCCCGGGCCAAGGGATACGACACGTTCTGCCCACTCGGACCATGGATCACCACGCATCAGTCCATCGAGGAGATGAGCGACGCGATGATCACCACCACCGTCGACGGCATCCAGCGACAGCATGGATCGACCTCGCTGATGTTGCGGGGCATCACCGAACTGGTGGTCTACATCAGCTCGTTCACCACGTTGTTGCCCGGCGACGTCATCCTGACCGGTACGCCGGAGGGTGTCGGCGAGCTGCTGCCCGGCCATGAGGTCAGCATCACCGTCGACGGCATCGGCACCTTGACCAACACGGTCATCAGCAAATAG
- the gltX gene encoding glutamate--tRNA ligase: MLTTTTTAPDTAADPVLGDLAPEQVRVRFPPSPTGNLHVGNVRSALFNWVFARHYGGTFVLRIEDTDAGRNLAESYSGLTDALTWLGLTWDEGPQVGGPYGPYIQTERGEIYADVIVKLLAAGFAYRCFCTREELEAREAARPKGAPSGYDRHCRELTADQVAAFEAEDRSYVIRMRVPDAPITFHDLVRGEITFEPVHVPDYVLVRGTGEPLYTLVNPVDDALMEITHVLRGEDLLPSTPRQIVLYQALAQIGVGSGRVPTFGHLPTVLGSGNRRLSKRDKGSGLKEYREQGYLPEALLNYLALLGWAIADDRDVFTIEEMVSVFDILRVNANPARFDAKKCEAINAAHIRRLSTEQLTEQLLPFLQGAGLVADPPTPKQWDRLVGATPLIQERMTTLSEGVELIRFLFTPNAEIVIDESVALPATAGAVLDAAASALRTVKPFDHESIEAALRTALIDGLGLKPRLAFGPVRVAVTGKKISPPLFESLELLGRKSSLARIEAARAGLPQD, from the coding sequence ATGTTGACCACCACGACCACCGCCCCCGATACGGCTGCCGACCCGGTGCTCGGCGATCTCGCACCCGAGCAGGTACGCGTCCGCTTCCCGCCGTCGCCGACCGGCAACCTGCACGTCGGCAACGTGCGCAGCGCCTTGTTCAACTGGGTGTTCGCCCGGCACTACGGCGGCACGTTCGTGCTCCGGATCGAGGACACCGACGCCGGCCGGAACCTGGCCGAGTCCTACAGCGGGTTGACCGACGCGTTGACCTGGCTGGGGCTGACCTGGGACGAAGGTCCGCAGGTCGGCGGCCCGTACGGTCCCTATATCCAGACCGAGCGCGGCGAGATCTATGCCGACGTGATCGTCAAGCTGCTGGCGGCCGGTTTCGCGTACCGGTGTTTCTGCACCCGCGAGGAGCTGGAGGCGCGGGAGGCGGCCCGGCCCAAGGGTGCGCCGTCGGGCTATGACAGGCATTGCCGCGAGCTGACCGCCGATCAAGTGGCCGCTTTCGAGGCCGAAGACCGCAGCTACGTGATCCGGATGCGGGTGCCCGACGCGCCGATCACGTTCCATGACCTAGTGCGGGGCGAGATCACCTTCGAGCCGGTCCATGTGCCGGATTATGTGCTCGTCCGGGGGACCGGGGAGCCGCTCTACACGCTGGTGAACCCGGTCGACGACGCGCTGATGGAGATCACCCACGTGCTCCGTGGCGAGGATCTGCTGCCGTCGACGCCGCGGCAGATCGTGCTCTATCAGGCGCTGGCGCAGATCGGTGTCGGCTCCGGGCGGGTGCCGACCTTCGGTCATCTGCCCACCGTGCTGGGCTCGGGCAATCGTCGACTGTCCAAGCGGGACAAGGGATCGGGGCTGAAGGAGTATCGCGAGCAGGGCTATCTGCCCGAGGCGTTGCTCAACTATCTGGCGCTGCTGGGTTGGGCGATCGCCGACGATCGTGACGTGTTCACCATCGAGGAGATGGTGAGCGTGTTCGACATCCTGCGAGTCAATGCCAACCCGGCTCGCTTCGATGCCAAGAAGTGTGAGGCGATCAACGCCGCGCATATCCGCCGGCTGTCCACCGAGCAGCTCACCGAGCAGTTGCTGCCCTTCCTGCAGGGCGCCGGGCTGGTCGCGGATCCGCCGACCCCGAAGCAGTGGGATCGGCTGGTCGGGGCGACGCCGCTGATCCAGGAACGGATGACCACCCTGTCCGAGGGCGTGGAGCTGATCAGGTTCTTGTTCACCCCTAACGCCGAGATCGTGATCGACGAGTCCGTGGCGCTGCCGGCGACCGCCGGTGCAGTGCTCGACGCCGCTGCCTCGGCGCTACGCACGGTCAAGCCGTTCGACCACGAATCGATCGAGGCCGCGCTGCGTACAGCGCTGATCGACGGGCTGGGGCTGAAGCCGCGGCTGGCGTTCGGCCCGGTCCGGGTGGCGGTGACCGGCAAGAAGATCTCCCCGCCGCTGTTCGAGTCGTTGGAGTTGCTGGGCCGTAAGTCGTCGCTGGCTCGGATCGAGGCGGCCCGCGCCGGTCTGCCGCAGGACTGA